The Chelmon rostratus isolate fCheRos1 chromosome 9, fCheRos1.pri, whole genome shotgun sequence sequence CTCCTCCCAGGTCAGGTTGGTGCCATGGCTGAAGTCTTTGTCGGGGAACTTCTCTTTAACGTTTGTCGTTCTCAGCAAGAACCCAGGGTTATGGTCATGCATCAAGAAGGGAATTCTGTCTTTGCTAGGTtagaaaaacagtaaatattagCATCTGTGAGGCCAAAACAATCCCAATTTAAATTTGCATCAATTCATACACAAGCACGAATGAGCACTGATAGAAGAGCACCAACAAAAGTAGATTAGTCACTAGAACTGATCAGCAACCAGATAGAAACAGCTGATAATTTGCTAAACCATATTTTAGGGAGGGACAGCATTTCAAAGTGTGCATCAGGCTGCAGCAAGAGCAATGCACGGTATCCAGAGAGTTTGGAGTATGTATGAGAATATGAGTATCTTTCTTTTAGCCTCTCCAAAGCCAAAACCACAAGTGCAAAAGGGTCAAAACTGGGTTAAACCGTATGTTTCTCTGCTCAAAGAAAAAGCTCCAGGACATCCACCGTTTAGTTGGATGCAGCCAGTTTTCCCTCATCATAGCCAGGTAAAAAACACAGTAtactttagtgtattagaaatataatttaagggtaaaaaaaaaaattacaagtatattaagtatattttagtaagtttattttattttttgtacttAATTTACAAATGTATATTGTATGtgttctacttaaatgtattaaaatgctAATTCTGCAGTatttaaagtggtatttcaaagtgcTTAAAGTGTTTATTGTGCTGTGCTTTACTGTAAGagtattataaattgtactaaagtgtatttttaaaaagtgttctaAATTATGATCACCTTTATTTGTATGAAAGGGTATGTATTGCAAGTGTTATGAAACGTGTACTTATTAGTGCACTTAGTCCTTTGTAATTCATGATTAACATACTTAATTAAAGTAAAGGAGTACTATTactaaaaaaacatgtgaataaATATGCTCTGCTGTTATACTCAGCCACTAAAAGGTACCTACCTGAGCTGTACGTCCGTCTCAAAGGCTGTCACGCCGCACGCAATGCTCCTGTTGAAGGACATCATGGTGTTCTCCGGGGCCAGCTGAACACAGCGAGGACAGATGGGTGAGACACACTCATGTGCTAAAAACCCACAATCTACCCTGAAGCTGTGCGAACATGCACACAACCCCACACACAGTGTTAAATTGACCTTATTGGTGACCCGGGGGCAAAGCAAACTAACAAGGACAGAGCAGCGTGGCATATGGGGCCCTCAGACGAGTGGGCATTTGTTCACACCTGAGCCAGTTGTTGAGCATttgaacacatgaaaacatactgtaatCAGCAGACAGAATGGCACTGTAAACAGAGTATAATGTATTGTGTAACTTGCACGGAATGACAGGGGATCATGATATTTGCATGGATTGCAGCactcagtttttctgtttggttggaatagtttaacattttgtgaAAGACTCTTATTTACTGTCATGCCCAGAGTTAGCTGAGACACTTTCATATCTGTCCAAATAAGAAGATACAGCCAGGATCCTAtgctatcttagcttagcatacagactgaTACAAGGGGGAAATAGCTAAATAGCTATTAGCTAATAGCTAAAATGTCCCTTTAAAGGATTGTTAAACTACAGTTTTATGCCTCAACTGTGACTCTTTCCAAAGGTGTTCTAATGGCAACTATATGAAAGGTACACAATGTGCATCATCAGGGTGCTGTCAAGTCAAACAGGAAACTCACCATCGGTGCACCTCGGTGGCCAATGAGCTTCGGTTTTTCAGGCAAATGCAGCTCTATCAGACAAGGAGACCAGATGAACAGGGGACACAGGAAGATTGCCACTGATACCACTAAAAATACCGCTGTGATGAGGAACTTCGACCCTGTGAAGTCAAACAGTAAGATAAGCCTGGTTATCTATTTACACTGCTGTGTGTCAACAGATAATCTGCACAGAGTCCTCTTAGGAGTGTGAGTAAATAATCAGTATTATTTGAACTGCGAGAGAAACTTCCGTAGCGATTATCAgatttttgtttccttttttctcttgcagGGACTGACAAATGAACACTTCTGTACATAGTTTTATGCAACATGCATTGGTGATATTATATGTAGAAAAAGTAATGTGACTCCTGCCAATGTGTGCCCTTAAATGACGTCTGAGACTTACGCTTTCCTGGGGCCATGTGGATGCCCCTGAAGATGAAAGGGCTCAGCAGGATTAACGCCCCAGCAGCACCAAACTGCAAGAAAGGACCTGTGGCCTGCCAGGAGGTCGACGTGCAGGTCAAAAACACATGATGTACACAGACAAATGAGaaccatgtttgtttgtttgtttgttttttaaaaaagacatttacacTCCCATACACACTTCAGCCCTGAGAATGAGACCCATACTGTACcaggagcgagagaggaagagttgGCCATTCTTGCCTCCACTGGAGACTAAAGCCTGTGACCCCTAAAGTGATGAATATCACACCTAGAACTAAAAAGATCTGAGCggagaagacacaaaaacaacattcagcATTTACCTCAACAGATCATGCACACGTGGAAAAATGTTGGACAGTTAAATCTGTACGATACCTTGTGCAGCCAGTGTAAGTCGAGCGGTTCTCGTAAGGCAACTTGGAACAGAGCAAAGAGCTGTAATGAATAGTGTTCAtgataaatctttttttttaaaaaacataatcacAGTCATTATATCGGTTTCATGCTACAAGGCTAAACACTGgtcattctgtgtttttcatttagcTAAACATCCAATCTCATGCCAGTAATTACTCCCATATATATCATGCAGCCACTCCATCATTATGGCTAAGTTTCGGCAACACAGTATCAACACTGTAATCTCACCAGCAGCAGAACGCAGTAGCTGGTTAACACTGCAGAAATGATGATCACCACCATGAACCAGTTCACCCACCGTTTCAGCTTTGTGAAGCCTTGCCTGAGAATAGAACAATAGAGGGCAGCACAGGGTTAGCGGGATAAAGGTCAACAATAAAGAAAGGATTCTGGGCTTTTGTGTTTGATTCAATGcaggccgtgtgtgtgtgtgtgtgtgtgtgtgtgaatgtctatgtgtgtgtgcgtgtgtgtgatcacTCACCAGTTAACATCATCTCGGTCATTAAAAGTAACCAGACAAATGTACATCCAGCACAGGGAGAGCAGGGAGGCCAGAGTGACAACTGAGAACCAACAGCATGCGTGCTGTAGAGAGAAGAACAGGTGGAGTACTAATCCGTTTCAGAGCTTTCAGACCATCAGGGTTCAGGTAATAGTCCAGGTcttttgtgtgctgtttggGTTTAGGTATTATGTGTGCATGGATTCCAAATGGGATTTGATCTGGAAAGACGATGGAACAATCCCAACAATTTTTCAGCTGGTTTTGCACCCTGCACTGTGACACAAACAAGCACTCAAGCTGTTGCACCAACACACCTCCACCCTCTAAAATTATAGACCGCCACCGCCCCCCTTCCCCTTTTATAATCTTGTTCAAGAGAAGTGCATAACAAGCCTGTTCAGGCCTGTGGAGTTTACTTATTTTTCTTGGCACACATATTCAGTATTTTAATGATCACCTCATTTGGAAAGTTCTCTGTTTCTAAAATTATGTAAATAGCTTTCTCTAAATGAAGGCGTCCACGTCAtttcaaaaaatgcatttaaaacaagtttAGCAAAACAGTCATTAGTAATATTTTATACTTCTGAATTCAGCGGAATGTTAATCCCTGATTATGGGTATTTGCACAGGCACTGCTGAGTGGAAGTACAAGGAACCTGAACACTGAAATAGATATAATTTGGAGCAATATACGTCAATATAGACTAGTGCTGAAGGAAATCAGAACATCTAAGACTCATTTGAACTCCCTAATAAAATGCTTACATTTGTAAACTTAAATATTCACACAAATATGgtaaaaaaaactcacttttcTCTTATTGTCACTGGGTTCCTTCCAGTGGCAGCTGTAAAAGCCCCTGCTGCAAACTCTCCAGCAGCTATCGTCTTGAGGCAtcacttctcctcctcagtcACAGCGCAGAGAGGACAGATCCTGTTGCATTCTGGACACCTGATACACGCAGCGAGGAGAACGATGGAGGCGGTGGGAGCCCAGGTAACTCTTTCTCTGGGTATCAAGAAGAGGCCTGACCTCCTTCGCCTCTCTAAACCTATAGagtgtaaaaaagaaaaaaaaagaaagaatgattgtgacagaaagcaaatgagggagggggaaaaaaagagtttgaGTATTAAGGCAATCCCTGCTCAGGAACCCCCTCAATAGAGCCTGTGTCCAAGGGGGTACAGCCACTGGCAGCACTTACAATGGCCAGCACCATGGGGTATTGAGAGTGGTGCACAGACTGTCCGGAGGGTGAAGTCACTATTGAGCCTTTTTCTGCACAAACAGCCTCAGTGACAGGCACATccatgcacagagagagagtgcaagTGAAGAATAAACAGCTCGCATGCATCAGAGTGAGATGCATGGATGGTGACTGAGCCTTACAGGGGTGTAGATTGCAAGATGTTTTCATGGTAATTCCCAGTAACCTGGGAATGGATCGCTGCAAGATTTTACAAAGCATGTCATGGCATGCTATTGTGTGTGCCAGGTTTCAGTCcagaatgtaaaaaaacaaaacacaaagtcatgGGAAAAGACACGTTATTTGTCCCCAACTGAGGAGGCACATTGAGCAATAAAGGTTTCTATTGTGAAAAGGTTTGAAACAACCAACAGTTTCTTGTTGGACTTGATTTTTCCTGGAGTTTTGCCAGCAGTTGTCTCACCTGGAATGCTCAGCTCAGTTTCCTTAAGCCTTCAGGGTAAAGAGCAAGTTCAAGGTTTGGCCATAAATCATCAATAGATAGAGCAAGTCAAGTTTCAGGTGAAATCACTGCGAATTATTCTATAGCACAGAATAAAATCACACCACACCTGTCTCTTCAGTGAGTGATGCATCTCTTAAAAAGAATTAAGGGATGATCTTCTAATAAGAGCATGTTTGGACTGGTCGACAGGTCTTAATgtcactgacatgaaacacaagacggcttgtttcactgcatgaagTGAGAGCTCACGCGGAAGCTCTCGGCATGTGAACAATGACTAATAACCATACTCTGTTTGAACAGCCAAACCGCCGACCTGTACAAGGTGacaaaagaaagtgaaacagtGGAGTGTCGCAGTCACAATCAAAGAGCGATTAAATGCTTCACCACGGACGAGTGCTTTGCACTCTGTGTCCCCGGAGGGCATCACAGTTTActtatttcattacattttaatcatcCATCCtcatgcaaacagcagcacacctCATGCACGCTCAGAAGTACAGGAGTGCAGTTTCACACAATGACTCTAAAGAGGAAAGAAGCACAGTGGTACCTGCGTTGTTCAGCAGATTAGGACGCAAGACGGACACACCTTGCCAATTTGTTAAGCCACATTGCTTTTATCGCTTCATGCTGGTAGTGTAAACTATAAttacagacacaaagacatagCGGGTGCACTATTGTAACAAAAAGTGAGGAGAGATGCAATCAGATTTCTCGTATGATTGATGCTTATCAGTGAGCATCCCACACTCCCGCTGGTGCATGCCTTCACgcagtcacagcagctcagcctcCTCTGAAACCTTCCTCGCTCTTGTCATCGAGGCCTGTTGCCCATTCCAGAACAAACCCTTCCTTCTTCCGCTTTGTCACCTATTGTCGAGAAAAAGACTTAACAAGTCACAAACACCTCGCGAGCTCAATTTCACCGGCTCTCCGCCCTTCAacagcttttttccttttttctgcactgTCAAATCAGTTTGAGCCCCCATGTACATACCTGAAATCACCTCAAGCATCTATACCACTTAACACCCACATGTCTTATCTTGCatattatttacttttttcaCCCGTCCTGTGATTTTATCTTGATTTCTGGCGCAACAGGGACAGTTGTTCGATAtaactttgctttttctctccctttccaGCTGCCTTTTTTggttttctgctcattttcttttcttgcttttggctttgctgcatttacatacaagtggtaaaaaaactaaatcttgAGCACTtgaattaaaatatataaaaaaactcTCTAATAACATAGTATACATAGAGAGTTATGATTGGTAGAATAGTAAATGATGATGTGAAGAGATGAGTTGAAAGACTGAGTGTGATTCCCATGTGACTAGATTAATACGAGACCCTTTAGCTGAAAACCTGTCATCTTTTAAGACAAAACATCCACGCATCCGTTAATCGTTTCATCCTCAGCATCAAAGGCGCAAAACCCGTTATGTGTTTAATTATTGTGGCTAGTGTGCACGAGCTGAGGCGCGCGAGCGAGGTGCTTATCGTTTCTTAaaacatctatctatctatatatgtatctatctatctatggaTGAGGCTATCTCTGCAGCATCTAACAAACCAAACCGTGCAGTGAAATCCTCTGCATGTACTCACGGAGCGGTCTTCGTGGGAACCACCATCCAGTTGGGCTCCGCGCGCCCTCTCTCGCACCCTCTTCGCTCGCGGTGACGCGGCGCACTGAATGAGAATGAGCTCTGGTTTGAATGGGTGAGGGAAGGAGGGGTGTTGCCCAAACGGAGGGGAGGAGTTCAGCTCAGGTAGGGT is a genomic window containing:
- the gdpd2 gene encoding glycerophosphoinositol inositolphosphodiesterase GDPD2 isoform X1, encoding MPQDDSCWRVCSRGFYSCHWKEPSDNKRKHACCWFSVVTLASLLSLCWMYICLVTFNDRDDVNWQGFTKLKRWVNWFMVVIIISAVLTSYCVLLLLFALFQVALREPLDLHWLHKIFLVLGVIFITLGVTGFSLQWRQEWPTLPLSLLATGPFLQFGAAGALILLSPFIFRGIHMAPGKRSKFLITAVFLVVSVAIFLCPLFIWSPCLIELHLPEKPKLIGHRGAPMLAPENTMMSFNRSIACGVTAFETDVQLSKDRIPFLMHDHNPGFLLRTTNVKEKFPDKDFSHGTNLTWEELQSLNAGEWFLKTDPFHSVFELSQEETETARNQTIPSLLQLLNLAKLHNISLIFDLYSPDKDNDTEDTVDTILRSGIDPSQVLWLPPVKREYVRKTAPGFIQVYNDSEMLKEKGGNYLNVKYSKLSMEDISNNRKAGVRVNMWVVNERWLFSLLWCAGVSSVTTNSCHLLKDMDRPDWFMSLETYKIIWITVDIASIVIMIGLYIFQWKTHCSCQRKGTKKQRNNTSARNEKELSCFLPTSSPDCSRRSVLPKTDVRLCLNCTNGLDLD